In Kaistella faecalis, a genomic segment contains:
- a CDS encoding SDR family NAD(P)-dependent oxidoreductase — protein sequence MKTALITGATSGIGKATAQLLAAKGFRLILCGRRTEVLEQIKTELTAKTEIYTLNFDQRYLTEVENAFTSLPDSWKNIDVLINNAGNAHGLEPLSDGNTEDWDAMIDGNVKGLLYVSKCVIPGMKQRKSGHIVNISSVAARQTYVNGVVYCASKKAVDVISDGMRLELTEYGIKVTNIQPGLVETDFSKVRFKGDEERATTVYQGYKALQPEDIADAISYCITAPQHVAISDLTIYPSAQSEPRTVYKNL from the coding sequence ATGAAAACAGCGCTGATCACCGGAGCAACTTCCGGAATTGGTAAAGCCACCGCGCAATTGCTTGCTGCAAAAGGATTCAGATTGATCCTTTGCGGTAGAAGGACCGAAGTTTTGGAGCAGATTAAAACTGAACTAACGGCCAAAACTGAAATTTACACCTTAAACTTCGACCAAAGATATCTTACTGAAGTAGAAAACGCATTCACTTCCCTACCCGATTCCTGGAAAAATATCGATGTTCTGATTAATAATGCTGGGAATGCACATGGTCTGGAGCCACTTTCAGACGGAAATACAGAAGATTGGGATGCAATGATCGACGGAAATGTGAAAGGATTGCTGTACGTTTCAAAATGCGTAATTCCCGGGATGAAGCAAAGAAAATCCGGTCATATTGTAAATATTTCCAGCGTTGCGGCGAGACAGACTTACGTCAACGGCGTGGTGTATTGCGCATCGAAAAAAGCAGTGGATGTTATTTCCGACGGAATGCGACTCGAACTTACTGAATATGGAATTAAAGTCACCAATATTCAGCCCGGCCTGGTAGAAACTGATTTCTCGAAAGTCCGTTTTAAGGGCGATGAAGAAAGAGCGACTACCGTTTATCAGGGTTATAAAGCCTTACAGCCGGAAGATATTGCAGATGCCATCTCCTACTGCATCACCGCTCCGCAGCATGTTGCGATTTCAGATTTAACGATTTATCCGAGTGCCCAGAGCGAACCAAGAACCGTTTATAAGAATCTCTAA
- a CDS encoding YraN family protein has protein sequence MADHNDFGQLAEDLAAEFLAKKNYKILARNFRYQKAEIDIVAEFEGIIVVTEVKARSYNTLIEPQEAVTKKKIKSIVMCSDFFMNERKIDKEVRFDIITVLPDEQGILQLNHIEDAFQSFDAN, from the coding sequence ATGGCAGACCACAACGATTTCGGGCAACTTGCTGAAGATCTTGCAGCTGAATTTCTAGCCAAAAAGAACTATAAGATTCTTGCCAGAAACTTCCGCTATCAAAAAGCAGAAATCGATATTGTTGCAGAATTTGAAGGGATCATCGTTGTTACGGAAGTGAAGGCGAGAAGTTACAATACGCTAATCGAGCCTCAGGAAGCCGTTACCAAAAAGAAAATAAAATCCATCGTAATGTGTTCTGATTTTTTCATGAACGAAAGAAAAATCGATAAAGAAGTAAGGTTTGATATCATTACCGTTCTTCCCGATGAACAGGGAATTCTACAGCTTAATCATATCGAAGACGCGTTCCAGAGTTTTGATGCAAACTAA